One Mycolicibacterium sarraceniae genomic window carries:
- a CDS encoding ferredoxin: protein MKIEVDFGLCEANAICMGIIPAVFDLDDQDYLHVLTDEVTPENEEQIREAVRQCPRQAISIKE, encoded by the coding sequence ATGAAGATCGAGGTGGACTTCGGCCTGTGTGAGGCAAACGCGATCTGTATGGGAATCATCCCCGCGGTGTTCGACCTCGACGACCAGGACTACCTGCACGTCCTCACCGACGAGGTGACCCCGGAGAACGAGGAACAGATCCGCGAAGCCGTGCGCCAGTGCCCGCGGCAAGCCATCTCCATCAAGGAGTAA